From Pararhodobacter zhoushanensis, the proteins below share one genomic window:
- a CDS encoding alpha/beta hydrolase — protein sequence MSLSTYHALITPPAKGAPLVFAFHGTGGDEHQFAGLVRQILPDAGLVAPRGDVSEHGANRFFKRTGEGVYDRADLAQRTAQMAAFIAAHRAEHPDAPVYALGYSNGANILAAVSFEHPDLFDRIALLHPLIPWTPADQPGLAGRRVLITGGRRDPICPLPLTEALAAYYERQDADLTVVLQDGGHEVRPEEFTAVAALLQRED from the coding sequence ATGAGCCTGTCCACCTATCACGCCCTGATCACGCCCCCCGCCAAAGGCGCGCCGCTGGTTTTTGCCTTTCACGGCACCGGCGGTGATGAGCACCAGTTTGCCGGGCTGGTCCGGCAGATCCTGCCGGACGCGGGTCTTGTCGCGCCGCGCGGGGATGTGTCCGAACACGGCGCGAACCGTTTCTTCAAGCGGACCGGCGAAGGCGTCTATGACAGGGCCGACCTCGCGCAACGCACCGCGCAGATGGCCGCGTTCATTGCGGCGCACCGGGCCGAGCATCCCGATGCGCCGGTCTACGCCCTGGGCTATTCGAACGGCGCGAATATTCTGGCGGCGGTGTCCTTCGAGCACCCCGACCTCTTCGACCGGATCGCCCTTTTGCATCCGCTGATCCCCTGGACCCCGGCGGATCAACCGGGTCTTGCCGGTCGCCGCGTGCTGATCACCGGCGGCCGCCGCGATCCGATCTGCCCGCTGCCACTGACCGAGGCGCTCGCCGCTTACTACGAGCGGCAAGATGCCGACCTGACGGTGGTGCTGCAGGATGGCGGGCATGAGGTCCGGCCAGAGGAGTTCACCGCCGTCGCGGCCCTTTTGCAACGCGAGGACTGA
- a CDS encoding VOC family protein, with protein sequence MSLPINGLHHVTSIASNAQQNNDFFTKTLGLRRVKKTVNFDSPETYHLYYGDEKGTPGSVMTYFPFRGIGKAVLGTGEVGETHFSVPKGALGYWQERLGAQGVSNLSQSTPFGEKRLSFTGPDGDIFALIETDNDTREGWTGAGVSNAEALRGFQGVSLRLRDGDATAELLRFMGYDKRESDGSVTRYGLSGGNGADVVDIDVQPGLARGQQGAGSVHHLAFSVKDRAAQLEVRKALMDTGYQVTPVIDRDYFWAIYFRTPGGVLFEVATAEPGFDRDEDLANLGTALKLPTQHEALRARIEDFLPPITD encoded by the coding sequence ATGTCCCTGCCGATCAATGGCCTGCACCACGTCACCTCGATTGCCTCGAACGCTCAGCAAAACAACGACTTCTTCACCAAGACGCTGGGCCTGCGCCGCGTCAAGAAAACGGTGAACTTTGACAGCCCGGAAACCTATCACCTGTACTACGGCGACGAAAAAGGCACGCCCGGTTCGGTGATGACCTACTTCCCGTTCCGAGGCATCGGCAAAGCGGTGCTGGGCACCGGCGAAGTGGGCGAGACGCATTTCTCGGTGCCCAAGGGCGCGCTGGGCTACTGGCAGGAACGGCTGGGCGCGCAAGGCGTCAGCAATCTGTCCCAGAGCACCCCCTTTGGCGAAAAACGCCTCAGCTTCACCGGCCCCGATGGCGACATCTTTGCCCTGATCGAAACCGACAATGACACGCGCGAGGGCTGGACCGGCGCGGGTGTAAGCAACGCCGAAGCCCTGCGCGGCTTTCAGGGCGTCAGCCTGCGGCTGCGCGATGGCGATGCGACAGCGGAACTGCTGCGCTTCATGGGCTATGACAAGCGTGAAAGCGACGGCAGCGTCACGCGCTACGGCCTCAGCGGTGGGAATGGCGCGGATGTTGTCGATATCGACGTGCAGCCCGGTCTGGCCCGTGGCCAGCAAGGCGCAGGGTCGGTGCACCATCTGGCCTTTTCGGTCAAGGATCGCGCGGCGCAGCTTGAGGTGCGCAAGGCGCTGATGGACACCGGCTATCAGGTCACCCCGGTCATCGACCGCGACTATTTCTGGGCGATCTATTTCCGCACCCCCGGCGGCGTGCTGTTCGAGGTGGCCACCGCCGAGCCGGGCTTTGACCGGGATGAGGATCTGGCCAATCTGGGCACCGCGCTGAAACTGCCGACGCAACACGAAGCGTTGCGGGCGCGGATCGAAGACTTCCTGCCGCCGATCACCGACTGA